A section of the Microbulbifer pacificus genome encodes:
- a CDS encoding ABC transporter substrate-binding protein: protein MTKPIKIGMVVPFTGPPALRVNGPMMHAGTAACISLYNEQGGHHGRPVELIVEDSAYDIEVTASAFRKLVEEDEVVALLNTNGTPQITAAMPYLRSQGVPLLLPFGGADEWFQPPQWGVYGVQAPFNDFGHLLGQWVARDGHKRVTVLHPHYPEVMPLMAQQSCSVFSEVCANDASIECVEVQLGCTDGTAMADAILSRKPDAIIVLVNWPELIAVTQELQRRGHNIPLYSWSANVTQSTAARGGDLLDGMKGYASIIVGPESSTPAVDTYRSAMARFFPDQPPDFMSLTAFAHTRLFTHALDLIEGKADTSQIVAAFERLDAQETGILPPVTFTPKRHMGVSAVQPMQLKGGIWMPTGDTETLPLELLRYETTE from the coding sequence ATGACCAAACCAATCAAGATTGGAATGGTGGTGCCCTTTACCGGGCCTCCAGCATTACGCGTCAATGGGCCAATGATGCATGCGGGCACCGCAGCATGTATATCGTTGTACAACGAGCAAGGTGGTCATCACGGCCGCCCTGTTGAGTTAATTGTTGAGGACAGCGCTTACGATATTGAGGTTACTGCATCAGCGTTCCGGAAGCTGGTAGAAGAAGATGAAGTGGTCGCATTACTGAATACGAACGGTACCCCTCAGATCACGGCCGCCATGCCTTATCTTCGATCACAGGGTGTCCCACTTTTACTCCCATTCGGAGGGGCGGATGAGTGGTTTCAGCCCCCGCAATGGGGGGTTTATGGTGTGCAGGCGCCGTTCAACGATTTCGGCCATCTGCTCGGTCAATGGGTGGCACGCGATGGGCATAAACGGGTTACCGTATTGCATCCGCACTACCCGGAAGTCATGCCTCTCATGGCTCAGCAATCGTGTAGCGTCTTTTCTGAAGTGTGTGCAAATGACGCTAGTATCGAATGTGTCGAAGTTCAGCTGGGTTGTACCGATGGTACGGCGATGGCGGATGCGATCCTTTCCCGGAAGCCCGACGCGATCATAGTACTGGTTAATTGGCCCGAACTGATCGCTGTCACCCAAGAGCTGCAACGTCGCGGCCACAATATCCCGCTGTATTCCTGGTCGGCGAACGTGACGCAATCCACCGCTGCGCGCGGCGGTGATTTACTCGATGGCATGAAAGGTTATGCGTCGATAATTGTGGGGCCAGAATCTTCTACCCCCGCCGTTGATACCTACCGGTCAGCCATGGCGCGATTTTTTCCAGATCAGCCGCCAGATTTCATGTCCTTGACTGCTTTTGCCCATACCAGATTATTTACCCATGCACTGGATCTTATCGAAGGGAAGGCCGATACGAGTCAGATCGTGGCGGCATTCGAACGGCTCGATGCTCAGGAAACCGGAATATTGCCACCAGTCACATTCACTCCAAAAAGGCACATGGGTGTCTCTGCCGTTCAGCCAATGCAGCTGAAAGGAGGTATCTGGATGCCGACCGGTGATACAGAGACGCTGCCGCTCGAGTTACTGAGATACGAAACCACTGAGTAA
- a CDS encoding quinone oxidoreductase family protein: MTQAIRFFTAGGPDVLRLEELELPELAAGEVRVRQYAIGVNFADTYYRRGIFPATLPACPGSEAAGVVEAVGPGVTAFVPGDRVAYGASEPGSYVSERNLPASVLTKLPDAIDFEAAAGMMSAGLTAGYLLRKMWPLQAGDTILFTAAAGGVGQIAVQWAKALGLTVIGTVGSKDKIAIALAAGCDHVIDHSTEDLAARVRDITDGQGVSVAYDSVGKLTFAGSLKSVKTRGLLVSFGTASGAPPDLNLMELVLNGSLYVTRPGVAHYVADPAEREELSRELLDHVESGRIRIAVNHRYELADAAKAHEDLESRRTSGSLVLLP, encoded by the coding sequence GTGACACAGGCCATACGTTTCTTTACCGCAGGCGGGCCAGATGTGCTTCGCCTTGAAGAGCTGGAGCTTCCTGAATTGGCCGCTGGTGAGGTGCGGGTCCGCCAGTACGCTATCGGCGTGAATTTTGCGGACACCTATTATCGTAGGGGCATTTTTCCCGCGACGTTACCTGCTTGCCCGGGATCTGAGGCAGCTGGCGTGGTCGAAGCCGTCGGGCCAGGGGTAACGGCCTTTGTTCCAGGCGATCGCGTCGCCTATGGTGCGAGCGAACCTGGTTCCTACGTTTCCGAGCGGAATTTGCCAGCCTCCGTTCTGACTAAATTGCCCGACGCGATCGATTTCGAAGCGGCGGCGGGCATGATGTCGGCGGGTCTGACCGCCGGTTATCTTTTACGCAAAATGTGGCCACTGCAAGCGGGTGACACCATTTTATTTACGGCGGCGGCAGGCGGGGTGGGCCAGATTGCGGTGCAATGGGCGAAAGCCCTGGGGCTTACCGTGATTGGCACCGTTGGCAGCAAAGATAAGATCGCGATCGCTCTAGCGGCAGGTTGTGACCATGTGATCGACCACAGCACTGAGGATTTGGCGGCCCGAGTCAGGGATATCACAGATGGGCAAGGGGTCAGCGTTGCTTACGACAGCGTCGGAAAGCTGACGTTTGCAGGCTCACTCAAATCCGTGAAGACCAGAGGTTTGCTGGTTAGTTTTGGTACGGCATCGGGCGCTCCGCCAGACCTGAACCTGATGGAACTGGTACTCAATGGATCGCTCTACGTGACACGGCCCGGGGTCGCGCACTACGTCGCCGATCCCGCCGAGAGAGAGGAGCTCTCACGGGAGCTGTTGGATCACGTCGAGTCCGGTCGGATTCGCATTGCCGTCAATCACCGTTATGAGCTCGCAGACGCCGCAAAAGCACATGAGGACTTGGAGTCCCGCAGGACATCAGGCTCGCTTGTGCTGTTACCCTGA
- a CDS encoding NUDIX hydrolase — protein sequence MKFCGDCGGAVILRDIDGDSHSRLVCTKCEKIHYQNPRVIVGCLIHNNDRVLLCRRRFNPAAGKWALPGGFVECGETLEEAIAREVEEETGIVLDECDLDLHVVASLHWISEINIFYRAHVDHAQALAGPECEAVQFFSEDEIPWTALSYPELGTYLNLFFQEVRSGKFAISSTRIRGQSAILRRHTIEKTQELLEVNPNSTAFTQ from the coding sequence ATGAAATTCTGCGGAGACTGCGGAGGAGCGGTGATCCTGCGCGACATCGACGGGGATTCCCACTCAAGATTAGTTTGTACAAAGTGCGAGAAAATTCACTATCAGAATCCACGAGTAATTGTCGGCTGCCTGATCCATAACAACGACCGTGTACTCTTATGCCGGCGACGATTCAACCCTGCTGCAGGCAAGTGGGCACTGCCTGGAGGTTTCGTAGAGTGTGGTGAGACTCTTGAAGAGGCGATTGCACGCGAAGTCGAAGAAGAGACAGGAATAGTTCTCGATGAGTGCGACCTAGATTTGCATGTTGTGGCAAGCCTGCATTGGATTAGCGAAATAAATATTTTTTATCGTGCGCACGTGGACCATGCGCAGGCACTCGCTGGCCCTGAGTGTGAAGCAGTGCAATTCTTCAGTGAAGACGAAATTCCTTGGACTGCACTCTCTTATCCAGAGCTGGGGACTTACCTTAATCTTTTCTTTCAGGAAGTCCGTTCCGGAAAGTTTGCAATTTCCTCCACGCGCATTCGAGGTCAGTCTGCAATTTTACGCCGACACACAATAGAAAAAACGCA
- a CDS encoding alpha/beta hydrolase has product MISENDQEFVQNMFMDVMKRGMPTDIEAYRTFLTAVLEDRKNSEPLPAVSAYHEGVQITPDFTADIATPQGSGENKPVVLLCHGNGGCAGSAQSYRRFTRDFANSGYVTVTPDYRLAPEHRYPAGSNDLYETALWIKDNAATYGGDGNKLVIVGDSLAASFAISTMFRLLDNEDAPQIAAVVGMEGFYDLHEERSFIIDAFLPEGITDEERKNRLISPIYGLRSGMELPPILLMAGSDDFATPHTLAFATRLSQNQIPYEMHVIPGMPHDFMKFPALDGRKAGHAFMFDFLARHVRPCRP; this is encoded by the coding sequence GTGATTTCCGAAAACGATCAAGAATTCGTTCAAAACATGTTCATGGATGTCATGAAACGGGGAATGCCTACAGATATCGAAGCATACCGAACGTTTCTGACGGCAGTCCTTGAAGATCGAAAGAACAGTGAGCCCTTGCCAGCTGTCAGTGCATACCATGAAGGAGTACAGATTACACCGGATTTCACTGCGGATATTGCTACCCCCCAAGGGAGCGGTGAGAACAAGCCAGTAGTGCTGCTGTGTCATGGTAATGGCGGCTGCGCAGGTAGTGCGCAGTCCTACCGGCGCTTTACCCGTGATTTCGCGAATAGTGGCTATGTTACCGTCACGCCAGATTATCGACTTGCACCAGAGCATCGATATCCGGCGGGATCAAACGATTTGTACGAAACGGCCTTATGGATAAAAGATAACGCTGCTACCTATGGGGGCGATGGGAACAAACTTGTGATTGTGGGGGACTCGTTAGCCGCTTCATTCGCTATAAGCACGATGTTCCGGCTGCTCGATAACGAAGATGCACCGCAAATAGCCGCTGTAGTTGGAATGGAGGGCTTTTACGATCTGCATGAGGAGCGCAGTTTCATTATCGATGCATTTCTGCCAGAGGGCATTACTGATGAAGAACGCAAGAATCGCCTGATCAGCCCAATCTATGGACTCAGATCGGGAATGGAACTACCTCCGATTCTGCTGATGGCTGGGAGTGACGATTTCGCGACTCCACACACTCTCGCGTTTGCAACCCGCTTGTCGCAAAACCAAATCCCCTATGAGATGCATGTCATTCCGGGAATGCCTCATGACTTTATGAAATTTCCCGCATTGGACGGCCGGAAGGCTGGCCACGCGTTCATGTTTGACTTTCTGGCACGGCATGTTCGCCCCTGTAGGCCATGA
- a CDS encoding cupin domain-containing protein, with amino-acid sequence MNYPDMELNKETDSRVNTPVDLLVGDVQGPDGVETLRARWAEMPSVPKLVTARDEGTDCSWSGFDIRTLLCGEESSGRFSFHSVILAPGAELPAHYLEKSDTFWYVLAGEVIATVGSVSDVMERLSSAFIPAQTTQAIANKSTQPAEVYIGYTPSGADRAFTEAHALWRERPDASDAEYHAILERYGFQFTGGKPMPNDVRTNEPAERVDGPITSLDEYQALRKRWSKLLPTPQLVKTPERYRSIAVGGNATHVLLEPEQARASASVFFTSLSGGGMIPSHHQPTEDELFIVAEGPMVLSVGDGTTEIAQTGAFGFAPRFTSHSFANKGNNPVKFFSINTPGGHERGFEYGEKSMADPDFMQKIAAHGFQFHPPKA; translated from the coding sequence ATGAATTATCCGGACATGGAGTTAAACAAGGAAACCGATTCAAGGGTAAACACCCCGGTTGATCTTTTGGTGGGCGATGTTCAGGGCCCAGATGGAGTTGAGACTCTTCGTGCGCGCTGGGCTGAAATGCCATCTGTTCCCAAGCTTGTTACGGCCCGCGATGAAGGCACCGATTGCAGCTGGTCAGGTTTTGACATCCGAACGCTTCTGTGTGGCGAGGAGAGTAGCGGGCGATTTAGTTTTCATAGTGTGATCCTTGCTCCTGGCGCAGAGCTTCCGGCTCACTATTTGGAGAAAAGTGACACTTTCTGGTACGTGCTAGCCGGTGAAGTTATTGCAACCGTGGGCTCGGTCAGTGATGTTATGGAGCGACTGTCCAGCGCGTTCATTCCAGCGCAAACGACTCAGGCGATTGCCAATAAAAGCACTCAGCCTGCCGAGGTCTATATCGGTTATACGCCCTCTGGGGCTGATCGCGCATTTACCGAGGCTCATGCCTTGTGGCGTGAACGCCCTGATGCCTCCGACGCTGAATATCATGCCATTCTTGAAAGATATGGTTTTCAGTTCACAGGCGGTAAGCCTATGCCAAATGATGTTCGCACGAACGAGCCAGCAGAGCGTGTTGACGGACCAATTACCAGTCTCGATGAGTATCAGGCGCTTCGGAAGCGCTGGTCCAAGCTTCTGCCAACCCCTCAGCTTGTAAAAACACCCGAGCGTTATCGTTCAATTGCCGTTGGCGGTAATGCGACCCATGTGCTCCTTGAGCCCGAACAGGCGCGGGCCAGCGCCTCGGTATTCTTCACCAGCCTCAGTGGGGGCGGAATGATTCCATCGCATCATCAGCCGACAGAAGACGAACTCTTCATTGTGGCCGAGGGTCCGATGGTTCTGTCCGTAGGCGACGGTACGACAGAAATTGCTCAAACCGGCGCGTTTGGGTTTGCACCGCGCTTTACATCGCATTCTTTTGCCAACAAAGGCAATAACCCAGTGAAATTTTTCTCTATAAATACACCGGGCGGGCACGAACGCGGCTTCGAATATGGCGAAAAATCGATGGCGGATCCAGATTTTATGCAGAAGATCGCGGCGCATGGTTTCCAGTTCCACCCGCCAAAGGCATAA
- a CDS encoding indolepyruvate ferredoxin oxidoreductase family protein: MSISQKVSLSDRLEKRSGKILISGVQALVRLMLLQAERDAAAGRKTGGFVSGYRGSPLGTLDSAFATAGRLTEERGIVVRPAVNEELAATAVAGTQQINQTSAARVEGVFSLWYGKGPGLDRASDALRHANTQGSSELGGVLLAVGDDHIAKSSTVVCSSDDVVAALNIPLFYPSDAAEVISFGLHGFAMSRHTGSYAALKIITEVADSTRAIDTDELDDQPVLPDIVVPDIGLHNRWPETPLEQETRQIKFRLPAVAAYVRANKLDRVVLKNQDSRIGLVAAGKSWLDLLEAFRLLGLDEGRLAELGIALYKPALVWPLEPEGLKNFARDLDTVLVVEEKGAFIENQIKSILYTEQTRPVVWGKYGEDGESLLPETADITPEAIAAIVGGVIATQLANESLAQRAESAESALHTMAELAIAPVVRKPFFCSGCPHNRSTVVPEGSRALAGIGCHGLAAYNRPFHGSFAQMGGEGIHWVGLAPFTDEKHIFANMGDGTYFHSGLLAIRQAVAANVNITFKLLYNSAVAMTGGQAVDGELSVSQLVDQVRAEGVDSVILSTDEPERYGAADPVRSRVERVEHRDDFEALQRELRERSGVSVIIYEQVCATEKRRLRKRGKIATPDTRVFINELVCEGCGDCSAKSNCLSIEPIETELGTKRRVNQSTCNMDYSCTTGFCPSFVSVKGGTLKRSQTDRSRLFSEVAIALPDSQNSAHERIVVAGVGGTGVVTIGALISMAAHITGKQVGILDQVGLAQKGGAVVSHVHVSSEPINALRIPAGEATLVIACDEVVGNSRDVMAAIQRDQTRVVANGDVSITGDFTQNRNAMPDADVLTERMKLRAGEENFAIYPFTRIAERMLGNAIASNLMMLGFAWQKGWLQLELSAFKEAVALNNTAVEMNLAAFTLGRQLAVDPQAVLQEAGVREDTEEISVDEIIERRAEFLTDYQDEKYAKRFRATVQRAADAEAQVGGDGSFSIAVAKSLFRLMAYKDEYEVARLYTDGRFMEDIKNTFDGPIEISFHLAPPMLANRDKATGHLRKRSYGSWMMSAFRLLAKGRRLRGTVMDPFGYTLERKTERRLIRDYESLIERLIAKLSKGKLDAATRIAEMAQEVRGYGHVKDRATAAYESQVRDAIENYEGRPTPEIIAIARSV, from the coding sequence ATGTCTATATCTCAAAAAGTGAGCTTGTCAGATCGGCTCGAAAAACGATCAGGAAAAATCTTGATTAGCGGTGTCCAGGCTCTGGTGCGACTGATGTTGCTTCAGGCAGAACGCGACGCAGCGGCGGGGCGTAAGACCGGCGGATTTGTGTCCGGATACCGAGGCTCCCCTCTTGGCACACTCGATTCGGCTTTCGCAACCGCGGGTAGGCTGACCGAAGAGCGTGGCATCGTAGTGCGCCCAGCGGTAAACGAAGAGCTGGCAGCGACTGCAGTTGCTGGAACCCAGCAGATCAACCAGACTTCAGCGGCGCGAGTAGAGGGTGTATTTTCACTCTGGTATGGGAAAGGACCCGGCCTTGATCGGGCTTCAGATGCACTTCGACACGCGAATACGCAAGGCTCCTCTGAGCTTGGAGGGGTCCTTCTCGCCGTTGGGGACGACCACATCGCGAAATCGTCTACAGTTGTCTGCTCTTCTGATGACGTGGTAGCGGCACTAAATATCCCTCTGTTTTATCCATCTGATGCGGCCGAGGTGATTTCATTTGGGCTGCATGGTTTTGCGATGTCCCGCCACACGGGCTCCTATGCCGCACTCAAAATCATCACTGAGGTGGCCGACTCTACCCGTGCTATCGATACTGACGAGCTGGATGATCAGCCAGTATTACCTGACATCGTCGTTCCGGACATTGGGCTCCATAATCGCTGGCCCGAAACTCCTCTGGAACAGGAGACTCGGCAGATCAAGTTCAGACTCCCTGCCGTTGCCGCCTATGTTCGCGCCAACAAGCTGGACCGGGTCGTCCTCAAAAATCAGGACTCGCGAATCGGCCTGGTGGCGGCTGGCAAAAGCTGGCTGGACCTGCTTGAAGCCTTCCGATTATTGGGGCTGGACGAAGGACGGTTGGCTGAGCTTGGGATTGCACTGTATAAGCCGGCATTGGTCTGGCCGCTTGAGCCAGAGGGGCTCAAGAATTTTGCCCGTGACCTGGATACTGTCCTTGTGGTCGAGGAAAAAGGAGCGTTCATTGAGAACCAGATCAAGAGCATTCTTTATACTGAGCAGACCAGGCCGGTGGTATGGGGTAAATATGGAGAGGATGGCGAGAGTCTTCTGCCAGAAACTGCAGATATTACGCCGGAAGCCATCGCTGCTATCGTAGGCGGTGTGATTGCAACCCAGCTTGCTAATGAGAGTCTGGCACAACGCGCCGAGTCGGCCGAATCGGCGTTACACACGATGGCAGAGTTGGCGATTGCACCGGTGGTACGCAAGCCCTTTTTCTGCTCTGGTTGCCCCCACAATAGATCGACGGTTGTACCTGAGGGCAGTCGCGCCTTGGCTGGTATCGGTTGTCATGGTCTGGCTGCGTACAACCGGCCGTTCCACGGCAGTTTTGCCCAGATGGGAGGTGAAGGCATCCATTGGGTTGGGCTCGCACCATTCACGGACGAAAAGCATATTTTCGCGAATATGGGTGATGGTACTTATTTTCACTCGGGCCTTCTCGCAATCCGCCAGGCCGTGGCCGCAAACGTAAATATAACGTTCAAACTACTCTACAACTCCGCCGTCGCCATGACCGGGGGGCAGGCTGTGGATGGCGAGCTTTCGGTCTCGCAACTTGTTGATCAGGTTCGCGCCGAAGGAGTAGATAGTGTCATTCTTTCTACAGATGAGCCTGAGCGCTACGGAGCGGCAGATCCAGTTCGGTCCAGGGTCGAAAGAGTGGAGCATCGAGATGATTTCGAGGCTTTACAGCGCGAGTTGAGAGAACGCTCCGGGGTTAGCGTAATCATCTACGAACAAGTTTGTGCGACAGAGAAGCGCAGGCTGCGCAAGCGAGGCAAGATCGCCACGCCTGATACCCGCGTGTTTATCAATGAGCTGGTCTGTGAGGGCTGCGGGGATTGTTCCGCGAAGTCTAATTGCTTGTCTATCGAGCCGATAGAGACGGAGCTGGGAACCAAGCGCCGGGTTAATCAGTCGACCTGTAACATGGACTACAGCTGCACGACAGGATTCTGTCCCAGCTTTGTGAGCGTCAAAGGTGGAACGCTTAAACGTAGCCAAACTGATCGCAGTAGACTCTTTAGTGAAGTGGCCATTGCCCTGCCTGATAGCCAGAATAGTGCGCATGAGCGAATTGTTGTCGCCGGGGTTGGTGGCACAGGGGTTGTCACGATCGGTGCCTTGATTTCAATGGCCGCGCACATCACCGGAAAGCAAGTCGGAATTCTCGATCAGGTAGGCCTGGCGCAGAAAGGAGGCGCGGTGGTAAGTCATGTCCACGTCTCCAGTGAGCCAATAAACGCGCTTCGCATCCCGGCTGGTGAAGCCACCCTTGTCATTGCCTGCGATGAGGTTGTGGGTAATAGCCGTGACGTAATGGCAGCCATTCAGAGGGATCAGACCCGTGTCGTAGCCAATGGTGACGTTTCAATTACCGGTGATTTTACGCAAAACCGAAACGCCATGCCGGACGCAGATGTTTTGACAGAGCGTATGAAACTGCGCGCCGGCGAGGAAAACTTTGCAATTTACCCATTCACTCGCATCGCCGAGCGCATGCTTGGCAACGCAATTGCGTCGAACCTGATGATGCTGGGTTTCGCATGGCAGAAGGGCTGGCTTCAGCTTGAACTGAGCGCATTCAAAGAGGCAGTTGCGCTAAATAATACGGCTGTGGAAATGAACCTGGCTGCATTTACTTTGGGACGACAGCTTGCCGTCGACCCACAGGCGGTGCTGCAGGAAGCCGGTGTGAGAGAGGATACGGAGGAGATCAGTGTCGATGAAATTATAGAGCGTCGCGCTGAATTCCTGACGGACTACCAAGATGAAAAGTATGCCAAACGTTTCCGGGCAACAGTACAGCGTGCGGCGGATGCGGAAGCCCAAGTTGGCGGAGACGGCAGCTTCTCGATTGCCGTGGCCAAGAGTTTGTTTCGGTTGATGGCATACAAGGATGAATACGAAGTCGCCAGGCTCTATACCGACGGCAGATTTATGGAGGACATCAAGAATACCTTCGACGGGCCAATCGAAATTAGCTTCCATTTGGCTCCACCAATGTTAGCCAATCGTGATAAGGCGACCGGTCATTTGCGCAAGCGCAGCTACGGTAGCTGGATGATGTCGGCGTTTCGATTGCTGGCAAAAGGACGTCGTCTTCGGGGAACAGTTATGGATCCTTTCGGATACACCCTTGAGCGCAAGACCGAGCGGCGCCTAATACGGGATTACGAAAGCCTGATAGAACGTCTGATCGCTAAACTATCAAAAGGAAAGCTTGATGCTGCCACCCGAATAGCAGAAATGGCACAAGAAGTACGTGGATATGGCCATGTTAAAGATCGGGCAACGGCCGCGTATGAGAGTCAGGTTCGGGATGCGATTGAGAATTACGAAGGAAGGCCGACGCCAGAAATTATTGCTATAGCGAGATCGGTTTAA